One segment of Anatilimnocola aggregata DNA contains the following:
- a CDS encoding DUF433 domain-containing protein produces the protein MILPLAAVEVPLVADEQGGLRVRGTRVLLERVVRAFENGATPEGIVQCYDTLQLADVYSVLSWYLQRREEVHEYLRRRNLDAANIRSTIEAQLPDQSALREKLLARRNAPQHDLAGSIDAPPAK, from the coding sequence ATGATCCTACCCCTTGCTGCCGTCGAAGTGCCGCTCGTAGCCGACGAGCAAGGTGGGCTGCGAGTCCGGGGAACACGCGTGTTGTTGGAGCGAGTCGTCCGGGCGTTTGAAAATGGAGCAACACCGGAAGGGATCGTGCAGTGCTACGACACCCTGCAGCTCGCCGATGTTTATTCAGTTCTGAGTTGGTATCTCCAGCGTCGCGAAGAAGTGCATGAGTATCTTCGCCGTCGCAACCTTGACGCTGCAAACATTCGCAGCACCATCGAAGCTCAGTTGCCCGACCAGTCAGCCCTGCGGGAGAAGCTGCTGGCTCGTCGTAACGCCCCGCAACACGACCTAGCGGGATCTATTGATGCTCCGCCTGCTAAGTGA
- a CDS encoding DUF5615 family PIN-like protein: protein MLRLLSDENLNGDIVRGLMRIHPDLDCVRVQDVGLMNTADELILEWAARENRVLVTYDVSTVPPAAYQRVAESKPMPGVIIVPDQLATSRAIADIAFLSREIQASEIANQVFFLPF from the coding sequence ATGCTCCGCCTGCTAAGTGATGAGAACCTCAACGGCGATATCGTCAGGGGCTTGATGAGGATTCATCCAGACTTGGACTGCGTGCGCGTGCAAGACGTCGGCTTGATGAACACTGCCGACGAGCTAATCCTGGAATGGGCAGCCCGCGAAAACCGCGTCCTTGTCACGTACGACGTTTCAACAGTTCCCCCAGCGGCATACCAGCGAGTCGCTGAATCAAAGCCCATGCCGGGAGTCATCATCGTGCCTGACCAACTCGCCACGAGCCGAGCAATTGCCGACATCGCGTTTCTTTCCCGCGAGATCCAGGCAAGCGAGATTGCCAATCAAGTGTTCTTTCTGCCTTTCTGA
- the ilvE gene encoding branched-chain-amino-acid transaminase produces the protein MTLQIYISGKYYDKEHAKISVYDHGLLYGDGVFEGMRSYHGKVFRLKEHLDRLWDSARSIWLTIPITPEQMATAVNETLAKNNIRDGYIRLIVTRGSGTLGLDPNKCPVPEVIIITDHIQLYPKEFYDNGLKIVTAATVRNHTAALSPRIKSLNYLNNILAKIEGLRAGCVEALMLNTQGEVAECTGDNIFLVKGGVLFTPPIDAGILEGITRNAVIELAEKAGITVRQIPLSRHDVYIADEVFLTGSAAEVIPVVEIDSRIIGEGKPGPMTKSLTAKFHQLTRE, from the coding sequence ATGACGCTCCAAATCTACATCAGCGGCAAATATTACGACAAAGAACACGCCAAGATCAGCGTGTACGACCACGGCTTGCTCTATGGCGACGGCGTGTTCGAGGGAATGCGAAGTTATCACGGCAAGGTTTTTCGCCTCAAAGAGCACCTCGACCGACTGTGGGATTCTGCCCGGTCAATCTGGCTGACGATTCCGATCACACCAGAACAAATGGCCACGGCAGTGAACGAGACACTAGCGAAGAACAATATCCGCGATGGTTACATTCGCCTGATCGTCACCCGCGGCAGCGGCACCTTGGGGCTCGATCCCAACAAGTGCCCGGTTCCCGAAGTGATCATCATCACCGATCACATTCAGCTGTACCCGAAAGAGTTCTATGACAACGGACTGAAGATCGTGACCGCCGCGACGGTGCGCAACCACACGGCCGCCCTAAGCCCACGGATCAAGTCGCTGAACTATCTGAATAACATCCTGGCCAAGATCGAAGGTCTGCGGGCGGGCTGTGTCGAAGCGCTGATGCTGAACACCCAGGGCGAAGTGGCCGAATGCACCGGTGACAATATCTTTCTGGTGAAAGGGGGCGTGCTCTTCACGCCGCCGATCGACGCCGGCATTCTCGAAGGAATCACCCGCAACGCCGTGATCGAACTGGCCGAAAAGGCCGGCATCACCGTTCGCCAGATTCCCCTTTCGCGCCACGACGTCTACATCGCCGACGAAGTCTTCCTCACCGGCAGTGCCGCGGAAGTCATTCCCGTGGTTGAAATCGACAGCCGCATCATCGGCGAAGGCAAACCCGGCCCCATGACCAAGTCACTCACGGCCAAGTTCCATCAGCTGACGCGGGAGTAG
- a CDS encoding DUF58 domain-containing protein, which produces MSNSVLNRYLDPEVLSHVADRHFEPRGLVIGNLAGAHKSPLAGFAVEFAGHREYVPGDDPKHVDWRVYFTREKYFVKQYELETNFVCHLVLDVSASMRYGDGGEQKLLYASQMAAMLGYSIIRQSDKVSLTTFDSQIRGVVPPSNSMSQVFRMTQHLDKIDPVEKTSLANCLNEVASRMARREIVMVFSDFFGDLQSLEPILQRLRYNKHEVVLFQVLHHDETTFEFDGMVKFVGLEAPDELLAQTEDLRRGYLAALKKFNDEFQDLAQRNGCERILVDTRRSMAELFIDYLNQRSLLNRGR; this is translated from the coding sequence ATGTCCAACTCCGTCCTCAACCGCTATCTCGACCCCGAAGTGCTCAGCCACGTCGCCGACCGGCATTTCGAGCCGCGCGGCTTGGTGATTGGCAACCTCGCTGGCGCCCACAAGTCGCCGCTGGCTGGTTTTGCGGTGGAGTTTGCCGGGCATCGTGAGTATGTGCCGGGAGACGATCCCAAGCACGTCGATTGGCGCGTCTATTTCACGCGCGAGAAGTATTTCGTCAAGCAGTACGAGCTCGAAACGAACTTCGTCTGCCACTTAGTGCTCGATGTTAGCGCCTCGATGCGCTATGGCGACGGCGGCGAGCAGAAACTGCTGTACGCATCGCAAATGGCAGCAATGCTCGGTTACTCGATCATTCGCCAAAGCGACAAGGTTTCTCTCACGACGTTCGATAGCCAGATTCGCGGCGTAGTGCCGCCGAGCAACTCGATGAGCCAAGTGTTTCGCATGACGCAACATTTGGACAAGATCGACCCCGTCGAAAAAACCTCGCTGGCAAATTGCCTGAACGAAGTTGCCAGCCGAATGGCTCGCCGCGAAATCGTCATGGTCTTCAGCGACTTCTTTGGCGATCTGCAATCGCTCGAGCCGATCCTGCAGCGACTGCGGTATAACAAGCATGAAGTGGTGTTGTTTCAAGTGCTGCATCACGACGAGACAACGTTTGAGTTCGATGGCATGGTGAAATTCGTAGGGCTCGAAGCACCAGACGAACTGCTGGCTCAGACCGAAGACCTGCGCCGCGGCTATCTGGCTGCTCTCAAAAAGTTCAACGATGAATTTCAAGACCTCGCCCAGCGCAATGGCTGCGAACGGATTCTGGTCGATACCCGCCGATCGATGGCCGAACTCTTTATCGACTATCTCAATCAGCGTAGCTTGCTGAACCGCGGCCGATAG
- a CDS encoding SDR family NAD(P)-dependent oxidoreductase, translated as MDLTGKTALVTGGTLGIGAAIAMELAKRGANLSICARNLGEDAAKVKAEIEQLGRKCLLIKADMAVASECARVVAETASHFGRLDVLVHNAGGPAFGKTEEVTPELWEHTIALHVSANFYLTKAAIPHLKQGGEGAILMISSSAGVRGVPGAIAYATAKGALPQMARSLARDLADDNIRVNVVAPGVIRTRFHKDMSAERKEFNLKNRIPLHREGTAEQVADVAAFLISNDYITGETVVIDGGLSSRIA; from the coding sequence ATGGACCTGACTGGAAAAACGGCACTCGTCACCGGAGGTACATTGGGCATTGGTGCCGCGATTGCCATGGAACTGGCCAAACGCGGCGCAAACCTTTCGATCTGCGCGCGGAACCTGGGCGAGGATGCGGCGAAAGTGAAGGCAGAAATCGAACAACTGGGGCGCAAATGCCTGCTCATCAAAGCCGACATGGCTGTCGCCAGTGAGTGCGCTCGAGTGGTGGCCGAAACGGCCAGTCACTTTGGCCGTCTCGATGTGCTCGTGCACAATGCGGGTGGTCCAGCATTTGGGAAGACCGAGGAAGTGACGCCCGAACTATGGGAACACACGATAGCCCTGCATGTGAGCGCCAACTTCTACCTAACTAAAGCTGCCATTCCACACCTGAAGCAGGGTGGCGAGGGTGCGATCCTCATGATTTCGTCGTCAGCTGGTGTACGTGGCGTGCCGGGTGCCATCGCTTATGCTACGGCCAAGGGCGCATTGCCACAGATGGCTCGCTCACTCGCTCGCGATTTAGCTGACGACAACATTCGCGTGAACGTCGTTGCCCCCGGAGTCATTCGGACGCGTTTCCACAAAGACATGAGCGCAGAGCGCAAAGAGTTCAACCTCAAGAATCGCATTCCGCTCCATCGCGAAGGGACCGCCGAGCAAGTAGCCGACGTCGCAGCCTTTCTGATCTCCAACGACTACATCACAGGTGAAACCGTCGTCATTGACGGCGGACTTTCGAGCCGCATCGCGTAA
- a CDS encoding tetratricopeptide repeat protein, whose product MASWFPPPVTSLWPGLARLWLRGEIRGLLTAVAFTLAVNFALITTLVWPQLVSRQLPPWLVPTTAWIVVVWFWVAGMRAGGQLAAAIARANRPADKQSFELYRQAQLEYLKGHLLEAESRLLTLLNRTPGDVEARLLLASVQRRTKRPAEARQSLAQLAELSGSALWSEEVQRELVQVKELERELQLSTGIVKPKAA is encoded by the coding sequence ATGGCGAGCTGGTTTCCGCCGCCGGTCACTTCGTTGTGGCCCGGACTGGCCCGGCTGTGGCTGCGCGGAGAGATTCGCGGGCTGTTAACGGCGGTAGCGTTTACGCTGGCTGTGAATTTTGCCCTGATAACGACGCTTGTATGGCCGCAACTCGTCTCGCGGCAACTGCCGCCTTGGCTGGTTCCCACAACGGCCTGGATTGTGGTGGTATGGTTTTGGGTTGCCGGGATGCGCGCCGGGGGGCAGTTGGCTGCCGCGATAGCGCGGGCCAATCGGCCAGCCGACAAGCAGTCATTCGAACTATACCGGCAAGCTCAACTCGAATATTTGAAAGGTCACCTACTCGAAGCCGAGTCACGCCTGCTGACTTTGCTGAATCGCACGCCCGGCGACGTCGAAGCTCGACTCCTCCTGGCGAGTGTCCAACGAAGAACAAAGCGACCGGCCGAAGCGCGCCAATCGTTAGCTCAATTGGCCGAACTGTCAGGTTCAGCCTTGTGGAGCGAAGAGGTGCAGCGAGAGCTAGTGCAGGTCAAAGAACTGGAACGCGAATTACAACTGTCAACGGGAATAGTGAAGCCAAAAGCGGCTTAG
- a CDS encoding AAA family ATPase, which yields MSSDQQQQNDVAAVQKCEKAYNRLRDELSKVIVGQSDVIEQVLISMFAKGHALLEGVPGLAKTLLISSLAKALHLSFKRIQFTPDLMPSDVTGTEVIQEDPETHNRGYKFLPGPIFANMLLADEINRTPPKTQAAMLEAMQERQVSAGGKIHGLPAPFFVLATQNPLEQEGTYPLPEAQLDRFLLYVKVDYPSPAEEWEVARRVTSGQLGDIQPVLTGEEIVEFQKLVTRVPVSDQVLGYCWALVRATRPNSKEAPEFVNKWVNWGAGPRGVLTLVTAAKARAILYGRYHATVQDVQAIVKPALRHRMAGNYAAQANGLNSEKLIDMLLQAIPADRKYEKPAA from the coding sequence ATGAGTAGTGATCAGCAACAACAGAACGATGTCGCCGCCGTGCAAAAGTGCGAGAAGGCTTACAACCGCTTGCGCGACGAACTGTCGAAAGTGATCGTTGGCCAAAGCGACGTGATCGAGCAAGTGCTGATTTCGATGTTTGCCAAGGGTCACGCGCTGCTGGAAGGTGTGCCTGGTCTGGCCAAGACGCTTCTCATTAGTTCGCTCGCCAAAGCCCTCCACTTGTCGTTCAAGCGAATTCAATTCACTCCCGACTTGATGCCGAGCGACGTCACCGGCACTGAGGTGATTCAGGAAGATCCGGAAACGCACAACCGCGGCTACAAGTTTTTGCCTGGGCCGATTTTTGCAAACATGCTCCTCGCGGACGAAATCAACCGTACCCCGCCCAAGACGCAAGCTGCCATGCTTGAAGCGATGCAAGAGCGGCAGGTCTCGGCAGGCGGCAAGATCCACGGTCTCCCTGCTCCATTCTTCGTGCTCGCCACGCAAAACCCACTTGAGCAAGAAGGCACGTACCCGCTGCCCGAAGCGCAGCTCGACCGCTTCCTGCTGTACGTGAAGGTCGATTACCCCAGCCCGGCGGAAGAATGGGAAGTCGCCCGCCGCGTTACCTCCGGCCAACTCGGCGACATCCAGCCTGTTCTCACCGGCGAAGAGATCGTCGAGTTTCAGAAGCTCGTCACGCGTGTTCCGGTTAGCGATCAGGTACTCGGCTATTGCTGGGCACTCGTTCGAGCGACCCGTCCCAATAGCAAAGAAGCTCCTGAGTTCGTCAACAAGTGGGTCAACTGGGGCGCTGGCCCGCGCGGTGTCCTCACCCTGGTCACGGCCGCCAAAGCACGAGCGATCCTCTACGGCCGCTATCATGCCACCGTGCAAGACGTACAAGCCATCGTTAAACCGGCTCTCCGGCATCGCATGGCCGGCAATTATGCCGCCCAAGCGAACGGCCTGAACAGCGAAAAGCTGATCGACATGCTGCTGCAAGCGATTCCGGCCGACCGCAAGTACGAAAAACCCGCTGCGTGA
- a CDS encoding helix-turn-helix domain-containing protein, with translation MRYSFRLAEVVGHVPDPRRRPGTIKAICDYTGLDRHQVAALLKNEVKYIPLDALSKLCDYLIEKGFATAEELPGRLFAVEPEHFWELLARRRRLELCLGVRRGEPGDSLDDAWVVASDSVLLGELLNGVTSLGGTARHKREKEKVEGAPAEPSFDPHPEQLHQSLVFSPGQSSFADYVELAKQVYNGFCSAAGDKALICLGSNKSNPVVEILLAEAFGAVPFETQDGLATANKRHCPIFFRYRGHDPQTPSCCGGVQLSTSEKSDAPGIYYEKSDGTWDACTWNATKQDAAVVFYIHRESQGRLEMMLGGYSGRATRLLARMLARRGEEFWPPVYSGHGIQIGAFVVKFKLQSQSENDPHALLTDLAADSEIVRLAPDVIERRMQIAGEEDM, from the coding sequence ATGCGATATTCTTTTCGACTGGCTGAGGTCGTAGGGCACGTTCCCGATCCCCGGCGACGACCGGGCACGATCAAAGCAATCTGCGACTACACGGGCCTCGATCGGCATCAGGTCGCGGCGTTACTTAAGAACGAAGTCAAATACATCCCGCTCGATGCATTGTCGAAGCTGTGCGACTACCTAATCGAAAAGGGCTTCGCTACAGCAGAGGAACTGCCCGGGCGATTGTTCGCAGTCGAACCGGAACACTTTTGGGAATTGCTCGCACGCCGGCGACGGCTGGAATTGTGCCTCGGCGTGCGGCGGGGGGAACCAGGTGACTCGCTCGACGACGCCTGGGTCGTAGCATCCGACTCGGTCCTGCTGGGCGAACTGCTCAATGGCGTTACGTCGCTGGGTGGCACCGCCCGGCACAAGCGCGAGAAGGAGAAAGTCGAGGGCGCGCCGGCCGAGCCTTCGTTCGATCCGCATCCGGAGCAATTGCACCAGTCACTGGTCTTCAGTCCCGGTCAGTCGTCGTTTGCCGACTATGTCGAACTGGCCAAGCAGGTCTACAACGGCTTCTGCAGTGCAGCTGGGGATAAAGCGCTGATCTGCCTCGGCAGCAACAAGAGCAACCCGGTCGTCGAAATCCTGCTGGCGGAAGCATTCGGTGCTGTCCCTTTCGAAACCCAGGATGGCCTCGCGACGGCGAACAAGCGCCACTGCCCGATCTTCTTCCGCTATCGTGGTCACGATCCGCAAACTCCCTCGTGCTGCGGCGGTGTGCAACTGTCGACGAGTGAAAAATCGGATGCGCCGGGCATTTATTACGAAAAATCAGACGGCACCTGGGATGCCTGCACCTGGAACGCGACCAAGCAGGACGCAGCAGTGGTCTTTTACATTCATCGCGAATCGCAAGGCCGCTTGGAGATGATGCTCGGCGGCTACTCAGGTCGCGCGACCCGACTCCTTGCGCGAATGCTTGCCCGCCGCGGGGAAGAATTTTGGCCGCCAGTTTACTCAGGGCACGGCATTCAGATCGGCGCGTTCGTGGTGAAGTTTAAACTGCAAAGCCAATCTGAAAACGATCCTCATGCGCTACTCACCGATCTCGCTGCCGATAGCGAAATCGTCCGCCTCGCTCCCGACGTGATCGAACGCCGCATGCAAATTGCTGGCGAAGAAGACATGTAA
- a CDS encoding ATP-dependent Clp protease ATP-binding subunit yields the protein MYERFTDRARKVMQLANQEAQRFNHEYIGTEHILLGLVKEGSGVAANVLKNLDVDLRKIRLEVEKLVQSGPEMVTMGKLPQTPRAKKVIEYSMEEARNLNHNYVGTEHILLGLLREQEGVAAQVLMNLGLKLEEVREEVLNLLGHGLEGEGSSERGGREGVGAGGGGGSGEQSSSGRSSKSKTPALDSFGRDLTELARQGKLDPVIGREREIERATQILCRRTKNNPVLLGEAGVGKTAIVEGFAQRVVAGNVPEILAEKRIVVLDLAMMVAGTKYRGQFEERIKAVMNEVRRARNTILFIDELHTLVGAGGAEGAIDAANVLKPALARGEIQCIGATTLDEYRKYIEKDSALARRFQEIIVEPTGKEETIAILKGLREKYEEHHRVQITDDAVEAAVEYSERYITARCLPDKAIDVIDEAGARVRLRSMTRPPDLKEIDEEVETLNKQKEEAVANQDFEKAAALRDQADKLKKKKDSITREWREKSRDNEGVVDEEIIAEVVSKMTGIPLTRMTTEDSMRLMKMEEELHRKIISQEQAVKAVAKAVRRSRSGLKDPRRPAGCFLFAGPTGVGKTLLAKALAEFMFGDSDALIQIDMSEYMEKHNVSRLIGAPPGYVGYEEGGQLTEKIRRRPYAVVLLDEIEKAHPDVFNTLLQVMEEGRLTDSFGRRVDFRNVILIMTTNAGASAIKNESAFGFQATSDQDASYDGMKRRVTEEIERQFRPEFLNRLDDIIVFRHLNTKDLKQVIDLELSKVRERLAERGLKLELTDDAKEFIIMKSNKGGEDDNPYGARPLRREVERMIEDPLSEELLKGEFQGKDTITVSAIRDDENKLRRLDFKGSVSVKEPVAAETK from the coding sequence ATGTACGAACGATTTACTGATCGCGCCCGCAAGGTCATGCAATTGGCCAATCAGGAAGCTCAGCGCTTCAACCACGAATACATCGGTACCGAGCACATCCTGCTCGGACTGGTCAAGGAAGGTAGCGGCGTCGCGGCGAATGTGCTCAAGAACCTCGATGTCGATCTGCGCAAGATCCGCCTCGAGGTCGAAAAGCTGGTGCAGAGCGGACCAGAAATGGTCACCATGGGCAAGCTGCCCCAAACGCCCCGCGCGAAGAAGGTCATCGAGTACTCCATGGAAGAGGCTCGCAACCTGAATCACAACTACGTTGGCACCGAACATATACTGCTCGGCCTGCTGCGTGAACAAGAAGGCGTCGCTGCTCAGGTTCTGATGAACCTCGGCCTCAAGCTGGAAGAAGTTCGCGAAGAAGTCCTCAACCTCTTGGGCCACGGCCTGGAAGGCGAAGGCTCGAGCGAACGTGGTGGCCGCGAAGGCGTCGGCGCTGGTGGTGGCGGCGGATCGGGCGAGCAATCGAGCTCGGGCCGCAGCAGCAAGAGCAAGACCCCAGCCCTCGATAGCTTCGGTCGCGATCTCACCGAACTGGCTCGCCAAGGCAAGCTCGATCCAGTGATTGGCCGCGAACGCGAAATCGAACGGGCCACTCAAATCCTCTGCCGCCGCACCAAGAACAACCCCGTGTTGCTCGGTGAAGCTGGCGTGGGCAAGACTGCCATTGTCGAAGGCTTCGCTCAACGCGTGGTTGCCGGCAACGTGCCGGAAATCCTCGCCGAAAAGCGAATCGTCGTGCTCGATCTGGCGATGATGGTCGCCGGCACTAAGTACCGCGGTCAATTCGAAGAACGCATCAAGGCCGTGATGAACGAAGTTCGTCGCGCTCGTAACACCATCCTGTTCATCGACGAGCTTCATACGCTCGTGGGTGCCGGTGGTGCAGAAGGTGCGATCGATGCGGCCAACGTACTCAAGCCAGCTTTGGCTCGTGGCGAAATTCAATGCATCGGTGCGACGACTCTCGATGAATACCGCAAGTACATCGAAAAGGATTCGGCCCTTGCTCGCCGGTTCCAAGAGATCATCGTCGAACCGACCGGCAAGGAAGAAACGATCGCGATCCTCAAAGGTCTGCGCGAGAAGTACGAAGAGCACCATCGCGTGCAAATCACCGACGACGCTGTGGAAGCAGCCGTCGAGTACTCGGAACGGTATATCACCGCCCGCTGCTTGCCCGATAAGGCCATCGATGTGATCGATGAAGCCGGCGCTCGCGTCCGTCTTCGCTCGATGACTCGTCCGCCAGATCTCAAAGAGATCGACGAAGAAGTCGAGACTCTGAACAAGCAGAAGGAAGAAGCAGTCGCCAATCAAGATTTTGAGAAGGCCGCTGCCCTCCGCGATCAGGCCGACAAGCTGAAGAAGAAGAAGGATTCGATCACCCGCGAATGGCGTGAGAAGTCGCGCGATAACGAGGGTGTGGTCGATGAGGAAATCATTGCCGAAGTCGTCAGCAAGATGACGGGCATTCCCCTCACCCGCATGACGACCGAAGACAGCATGCGGCTGATGAAGATGGAAGAAGAGCTGCATCGCAAGATCATCAGCCAGGAGCAGGCCGTGAAGGCCGTTGCCAAGGCAGTTCGTCGTAGCCGCAGCGGTTTGAAAGACCCGCGCCGGCCGGCTGGCTGCTTCCTGTTTGCTGGTCCGACCGGTGTAGGTAAGACGTTGCTCGCCAAAGCTCTCGCTGAATTCATGTTCGGCGACAGCGACGCGCTCATTCAGATCGACATGAGCGAATACATGGAGAAGCACAACGTCAGCCGTCTGATCGGTGCTCCGCCGGGATACGTCGGTTATGAAGAAGGCGGTCAATTGACCGAGAAGATTCGTCGCCGTCCGTACGCCGTCGTGCTGCTCGACGAAATCGAAAAAGCTCACCCGGACGTGTTCAACACCCTGCTGCAGGTGATGGAAGAAGGCCGTTTGACCGACAGCTTCGGTCGCCGCGTCGACTTCCGCAACGTGATCCTGATCATGACGACCAATGCTGGTGCGTCGGCGATCAAGAACGAGTCGGCCTTCGGTTTTCAGGCCACGAGCGATCAAGATGCCTCTTACGATGGCATGAAGCGCCGCGTGACCGAAGAAATCGAACGTCAGTTCCGTCCCGAGTTTTTGAACCGGCTCGACGACATCATCGTCTTCCGGCACCTCAACACGAAGGATCTCAAGCAGGTCATCGACCTGGAACTGTCGAAGGTTCGCGAACGGTTGGCCGAACGTGGCTTGAAGCTCGAACTCACCGATGATGCCAAGGAATTCATCATCATGAAGAGCAACAAGGGTGGCGAGGACGACAACCCGTACGGTGCCCGTCCGCTCCGCCGTGAAGTCGAACGGATGATCGAAGATCCGCTGTCGGAAGAGCTCCTCAAGGGCGAGTTCCAAGGCAAGGACACGATCACCGTCAGCGCCATTCGCGACGACGAAAACAAGCTCCGCCGCCTCGACTTCAAAGGCTCGGTCTCCGTTAAGGAACCAGTCGCCGCCGAGACGAAGTAA
- the phnX gene encoding phosphonoacetaldehyde hydrolase, with the protein MKSPLQAVILDWAGTTVDYGSRAPTEVFLEIFRRRGVEITVAEARGPMGMAKRAHISTVISLPRVAQLWQSVHGRPPVDSDVQAMYEEFLPLQQETLARGSDLIPGTLEAIAECRRLGLKIGSTTGYTRALMEVVAPLAAQSGYKPDCIICSDDVSAGRPAPWMNFHAAERLNVFPMDAVVVVDDTPVGILAGRNAGCITVGVSQSGNALGLSLAEAESLPPAELQARLQAIEREFTELGAHYVLRSVAELPALLRRLIDGL; encoded by the coding sequence ATGAAATCGCCACTGCAAGCTGTGATCCTCGATTGGGCAGGAACCACTGTCGATTATGGCAGCCGCGCACCGACCGAAGTCTTCCTGGAGATCTTTCGCCGCCGTGGCGTTGAGATCACCGTGGCCGAAGCCCGCGGACCGATGGGCATGGCCAAGCGCGCCCACATTTCGACCGTCATTTCGTTGCCGCGCGTCGCCCAGTTGTGGCAAAGCGTGCATGGCCGCCCCCCCGTCGATAGCGACGTGCAAGCCATGTACGAAGAATTCCTCCCGCTCCAGCAAGAAACTTTGGCGCGTGGTTCTGATCTCATTCCCGGCACGCTGGAAGCGATTGCCGAGTGCCGGCGACTGGGCCTGAAAATTGGCTCGACCACGGGTTACACCCGCGCACTGATGGAGGTCGTTGCGCCGCTGGCTGCCCAAAGTGGTTACAAGCCAGACTGCATTATCTGCTCTGACGATGTCTCGGCGGGTCGACCAGCACCCTGGATGAACTTTCACGCTGCAGAACGGCTCAACGTCTTTCCCATGGATGCCGTTGTGGTAGTGGATGATACACCGGTTGGCATTCTGGCTGGCAGAAATGCTGGCTGCATTACTGTCGGTGTTTCTCAATCGGGAAATGCCCTCGGCCTTTCTCTGGCAGAAGCAGAAAGCTTGCCTCCAGCAGAGTTGCAAGCTCGACTGCAGGCCATTGAGCGGGAGTTTACAGAACTGGGTGCTCATTATGTCCTGCGCAGTGTGGCTGAACTGCCAGCACTGCTACGACGGCTGATCGATGGCCTTTAG
- a CDS encoding HEAT repeat domain-containing protein yields MPELRSLNPWVTKDWNADEAYAPTYHRKVQDLADLRNRAPSMTPEEHQRFSAEIVAELQKEEAVVMRTELVKTLATLPTEQSRAAIQMAANDADAYVRRQACLALAKNPDATSLQILGQVLANDNDTDVRLVAAKSLGQFRDPQATQALAVAIDDNNPALQHTAMDSLKSVTGKDYGYSASAWREYVQGGTPTPPPAPSLAQQFKENWWWW; encoded by the coding sequence GTGCCAGAACTGCGCTCCCTCAATCCCTGGGTGACTAAGGATTGGAATGCCGACGAAGCCTATGCGCCCACCTATCATCGCAAGGTGCAAGACCTGGCTGACCTGCGCAACCGCGCGCCATCGATGACTCCCGAAGAACATCAACGTTTCAGCGCCGAGATCGTAGCCGAATTGCAAAAAGAAGAAGCTGTGGTCATGCGGACGGAACTCGTCAAAACGCTGGCCACGCTCCCCACCGAACAATCGCGGGCAGCCATTCAAATGGCTGCGAACGATGCCGATGCGTATGTCCGCCGTCAGGCCTGCCTCGCTCTGGCGAAGAATCCGGACGCGACTTCGCTGCAGATTCTCGGCCAGGTTCTCGCTAACGATAACGATACGGATGTGCGACTTGTCGCCGCAAAATCGCTCGGACAGTTCCGCGATCCACAAGCGACACAAGCGCTGGCCGTGGCTATCGACGATAACAATCCGGCCTTGCAGCACACGGCCATGGACTCGCTGAAAAGCGTCACTGGAAAAGATTACGGCTACAGTGCCTCCGCCTGGCGCGAATACGTCCAAGGTGGCACACCCACGCCACCTCCGGCACCTTCGTTGGCTCAGCAGTTTAAAGAAAACTGGTGGTGGTGGTAA